In the Methanobrevibacter oralis genome, one interval contains:
- the tmk gene encoding dTMP kinase, with amino-acid sequence MYIVFEGIDGAGKSTQIQLLKKWLEDNGFSVETVVEPTDSEIGKLIRKILQRPDAANDRIQKTLGLLFAADRMLIMDKLSDENKIILSDRSYISSLAYQTPANWIADINKYAKTPDLLLLLDLDVNISVNRCSGEDEFENEGFLTNVKDNYLKLVENYRHEIINANNGVNKVSSDIKKAVAPYLGICPDCIL; translated from the coding sequence ATGTATATTGTTTTTGAAGGTATCGATGGAGCTGGTAAATCAACTCAAATTCAGCTATTGAAAAAATGGTTGGAAGACAATGGATTTAGTGTTGAAACAGTAGTGGAACCAACTGATTCTGAAATTGGGAAATTAATTAGAAAAATTTTACAAAGACCAGATGCTGCTAATGATAGAATCCAAAAAACATTAGGATTATTATTTGCTGCAGATCGTATGCTTATTATGGATAAGCTTTCAGATGAGAATAAGATAATCCTTTCAGATAGATCTTATATTTCAAGTTTAGCTTATCAAACACCAGCTAATTGGATTGCAGATATTAATAAATATGCTAAAACACCTGATCTTCTTTTACTTTTAGATTTGGATGTAAATATTTCAGTTAATAGGTGTTCTGGTGAAGATGAATTTGAAAATGAAGGATTTTTAACTAATGTTAAAGATAATTATTTAAAACTTGTTGAAAATTATCGACATGAAATTATTAATGCAAATAATGGAGTAAATAAGGTATCGTCAGATATTAAAAAGGCAGTAGCTCCGTATTTAGGCATTTGTCCGGATTGTATTTTATAG
- a CDS encoding tyrosine--tRNA ligase, which yields MNIDEKIQLIEENTAEVIDIEDLEEVLKKKQPIAYTGYEPSGKIHLGHAATVQKLKTLQKLGFKIKILLADYHAFLNGKGSIEEIAKTAEYNMHCFKALGLDDTTEFVYGSSFQLKRDYTDKVYKLATMTTLKRARRSMDQVSRHDDNPKVASVVYPIMQTVDMAALNVDIALGGMEQRKIQMLARENLEKIGENTPVCIHIPLLHGLDGDAKMSSSKGNYIAVDDSIEVISKKINKSYCPQREIEDNPMIEIAETFVYPNQDTLLIKRAEKFGGNIELNKEELLKEYSEGNLHPMDLKNGIKDFLIEFFAPVRKYMEENNV from the coding sequence ATGAATATTGATGAAAAAATTCAGTTAATTGAAGAAAATACTGCAGAAGTCATAGATATTGAAGATTTGGAAGAAGTTCTTAAAAAAAAACAACCTATAGCTTATACTGGTTATGAACCTTCTGGTAAAATCCATTTAGGACATGCTGCAACTGTTCAAAAACTTAAAACACTTCAAAAGTTAGGTTTTAAAATTAAGATTCTTTTAGCTGATTATCATGCTTTTTTAAATGGAAAAGGAAGTATTGAAGAAATAGCTAAAACTGCTGAATACAATATGCACTGCTTTAAAGCATTGGGACTTGATGATACAACTGAATTTGTGTATGGATCAAGTTTTCAATTAAAAAGAGATTACACAGATAAAGTTTATAAATTAGCTACAATGACCACTTTAAAAAGAGCTAGAAGAAGTATGGATCAAGTTAGTCGTCATGATGATAATCCAAAAGTGGCTAGTGTAGTTTATCCAATTATGCAAACAGTTGATATGGCAGCATTAAATGTTGATATTGCTCTTGGTGGGATGGAACAGAGAAAAATTCAAATGCTTGCACGTGAAAACCTTGAAAAAATTGGTGAAAATACTCCAGTTTGCATTCATATTCCATTATTACACGGTCTTGATGGAGACGCTAAAATGTCTTCAAGTAAAGGTAATTACATTGCTGTTGATGATTCCATCGAAGTAATAAGTAAAAAGATTAATAAAAGCTATTGTCCACAAAGAGAAATTGAAGATAATCCTATGATTGAAATAGCTGAAACATTCGTATATCCCAACCAAGACACTTTGCTTATTAAAAGAGCAGAGAAATTTGGTGGAAATATAGAACTTAATAAAGAAGAATTACTTAAAGAATATAGTGAAGGTAACTTACATCCAATGGATTTAAAAAATGGAATTAAAGATTTTTTAATTGAATTCTTTGCTCCAGTTAGAAAATATATGGAGGAAAACAATGTCTGA
- a CDS encoding 60S ribosomal export protein NMD3 codes for MFCLECGSTDKKMIGDICIDCFLKDYQMIQIPHRIEVQICSHCNSKLEEGKWLDENIPEEEVIYRALEKNITINDLVENEIINLKIEQLKGTIAICYVEILGEVHGQKIDENHDVEVKILKSVCPTCSKIQAGYYEAVIQFRAHNREIKNEEYELADKAIERILIRQSKVDKLAYCPQIATLKEGRDYYIGSLKTARKVGESLKDEFGGIIKESPRLISEDKSTGKGLYRIWISIRIPEFEIDDFIKYENRILQVKSINKNRIIGTDIKTAKNHTIPMKHLEDIKLLKKANEIETTTIISKSPKNLQILDPSDYSAVDLELKDGFQDYNIGDEIKLIKIDNYIYLVN; via the coding sequence ATGTTTTGTTTAGAATGTGGAAGTACCGATAAAAAAATGATTGGAGACATCTGCATAGACTGTTTTTTAAAAGATTATCAAATGATTCAAATACCACATAGAATCGAAGTTCAAATTTGTAGCCATTGCAATAGTAAGCTTGAAGAAGGAAAATGGTTAGATGAAAATATTCCTGAAGAAGAAGTAATATATCGTGCACTTGAAAAAAATATTACAATCAATGATTTGGTTGAAAATGAAATTATTAACCTTAAAATTGAACAACTGAAAGGTACTATTGCTATTTGTTATGTTGAAATTCTAGGAGAAGTTCATGGGCAAAAAATTGATGAAAATCATGATGTTGAAGTTAAAATCCTTAAAAGTGTTTGTCCAACATGCAGTAAAATTCAAGCAGGATATTATGAAGCAGTTATACAATTTAGAGCGCATAATAGAGAAATAAAAAATGAAGAATATGAATTAGCTGATAAAGCTATTGAGAGAATTTTAATAAGACAATCAAAAGTAGACAAATTAGCTTATTGCCCTCAAATAGCTACACTAAAAGAAGGTCGTGATTACTACATTGGATCTTTAAAAACAGCTCGAAAAGTAGGTGAAAGCTTAAAAGATGAATTTGGTGGAATCATAAAAGAATCTCCTAGACTTATTAGTGAAGATAAATCTACAGGCAAAGGTCTTTATAGGATTTGGATTTCCATTAGAATTCCAGAATTTGAAATTGATGATTTTATAAAATATGAAAATAGAATCCTGCAAGTAAAAAGTATTAATAAAAATAGGATTATTGGAACAGACATTAAAACAGCTAAAAATCATACTATTCCTATGAAACATTTAGAAGATATTAAACTTCTTAAAAAAGCAAATGAAATAGAAACAACAACTATTATATCAAAATCTCCGAAAAATTTACAAATATTAGATCCATCTGATTATTCGGCTGTTGATTTAGAATTGAAAGATGGATTCCAAGATTATAATATTGGCGATGAAATTAAACTTATTAAAATTGATAACTACATTTATTTGGTAAACTAA